TTGAGTAGAGTGGATGTAAACATTAAAGCATACAGCAACATCTTCATTGAAAGTTTAATTTGCATCTTCAGAGCAACGTTTATTAAatatcatgttcttaaatattaattaaaataataatttgttttaaatctattttctgTTCTAGTCTTTGTCCACTTATTTTCCTTTGATTTATCTTTATCCATCACAAGTTTGAACAATTGGTTACATAATCTAATATTATCAAATAGCCTGACATAAAGCTTTTGATTTATGACGCAGTTtccaaacagcagaaataagatTGCATATCAAGCTTTAGAGACAAAGCTCAGAGAGATAAAGTAGTTGTGTTTCAGATGCAGGAATCAGAAGCTATTTTGAAGTTTTGCTTTATAGATTATTTCATACATATACAAATTGTCAAAAATCAATTTCAAACAAATCATCCAGCTTCTTCATTCTGCATTATTACAAAAATGAATGGAAGTGTTGTAGCTAACATTGAGGTTTTAACATGAGATATCAGAAATCTCATTTCAGAATCAACAGCCATGCAGCTGGCTTGCATATCCACCCCCGGTCTCCTTCCACTTCACATTTATGTTTCCATCCCTTCAGCTGCAGCACCATTGAACTGCACTGCTCCACTTCACAGATGTGCTCCGGTTGTCCTTGGAGAGTTCCCTTTGCAAACAAAAGCCCTCTtcccccctctgtctccctccgATACCACCCCCCTTCTGCCTCTCCCTCGGTCCATCTCTGCTgctccccccaccccccacccccctagATTTCACACCATCGAGCATGTCGCGTGTAGCTCCCACTCGCTGGCAACAGAAACAGTAGATTTCTATACTTCTGAGCCGTGCAGGTTCATACAAATAACACAGCAGTGTTGGCTAAAGGGAGGCTGCAGTCTGCCAAACGCACGCTGCAGAGAGGCagtgataaaataaagaagatCAGAGTCCAGCAAGCTCTCGCACACACCGGACTCAAGGTAAAGGATCCATATTAATTTATTGAAGGAAGAGGTGTTATGTAATCCTGCTCTGGACACATAGCCTTGTCAATAGACAGGTCTTAGCTATTCCTTACGGTTCATAGGACTGATTGTTATCTTCTGCTTGAACGGAGGCTTTTTGTGAAATCCAAACACTGCCGATGATTGGATTTGATATTTATGTAGCTAACATTGGAATGACTAATAAGAGATGCAGCAAAGAAGCTCCATACAAGAGTGTTTGGTTTTTTCTCATCCTGcatattttaattgtttgtgcACACTTTATGTTCACatgtctatattttttattcatgcatGCTTTATAGTGCCATTCTCTGTAAGCACTACTGAAAATCAGAtcaacccccaccccccccctcATGCTGGAAGCTCTGAGGGCTTTTCAGTCCAGTAAATGTCAGTCATCAGGGCTATCAAAGATGGAGTAGAGCTTTGAAGCCCACACAAGTGGCACCTCAGGGTGAGGTGTATCCAAACCCTGCCCTCATCCATCCCATTTCACACCGGCTTGTTCCTACTTCTCTTACTGTGCCAATAAGCACGGTACTTACCATACTTCAAACAGTGTTATTAAGGGAGCATTAAGAGGAGGCTTTTAAAACACATCTCCTCCACAGGAGCACATAGAAGGGTTGTGCCCATAATACCAAGAGGATTTTGGCTTCAATACTTCACTGACACCAGGGAACACACCCTGTTCACAACACAAACATATGGTTCAAGTCATAATGTGGAGTTTAATGATCTTGGCAACAGAGCTACATGGCTGGATTTAGAAAAGAACATAGAGACTGCTCCCATGAATAATACATTTGATAATGTGTACAGTAAAGTTGCATCACACACTTAAAGTTGTGACCTGAATCGTAGACCTGTGTGTTTGACCCTCTCATTGCTTCTGCCTCCGCAATTGCCATCTCTCATTACAAGTACATACACAAGTGATGTCATGACAGTATTGACTTCTGATGGGACTCAAAACAGAGTCTGCTGGATGAATTCATATATTTGACCCGCTGACTGCATTCCTCAACCCCCATTTCTCAGAATACGTATGCAAGTCACGGTATGATGCTATGTTTCAGATTTCAGAGATGATCCAGTGTTGGCTTCTGATTTCACCTTAGGCTAAAGAAACCTGGTCTCCTCGTTGAAAGTGGATTTTTTTGACCCAGTCCCTTGCCCCAACCACTGAGCTGTCTGCTCTTTAAAACTGATAATATGAATTCCAAAGTTGCATCCTCAGCAGTTACTACGGCCATTAAAAGGTCTACACCTCAGTATACGCATAAGTATTGATCTTTCTTTCATAAGTCACCTTTGCTCTAAGCTAAGTCCGGTAGCACCTGGCCTCTTACTGTCTGTGCAGAAATACAATGAGAGTTAAAGTGAAATCCCAAACTCACCTgaataaagttatatttttgtcatATTGTCCTATTATGCATCTTTTGGATTTGGTGTTTAGAGCATTTGCTTAAATATGCACAAGTCACCAGGTTCACATACTTTAGGGACAACTAACAAAATGTAGCGGCAGAAAATGATCTGTATGCATGTTGCATTGGGAGAAGTAGTTTAGAACATATTCAGTATGTGCTTTCTTATATGTTAACAGGAAGCATATAATCACTGATTTTAGCTGTTAATCAGCTGTTAAATTGCTTTTAATAGTTTCAAATTTAATCCTGGTTCGTTGCCTTTCATCTCAGCGGCTCCATCTGcatgttttctgcctttctcaACTTTTGAATGTCAAGCTTAATTAACTCCTTTTTGTATGTCGGAATCTGGCTCTAACCAGCTATGATGTCCCAGTGGTCTGGACCTCAGTAATTTGGAAAATTAGTGTTGATCCAAACCTCAAGAGTCCAAGAGTGCCTGTAGGACAGACACCTCTCCCGGGAACTGCTCAGAAAATGAGTAAAACTGGTCATTTTTGTCATTAATCTGTGTCCCCAATTTCTTGTGTCTGTCTCAatgaatttgtttttatttattttttgttgtgttttggggggCTAAGCAGCAAATGGTTATGCCCTAGAGTCAAAAGTAGCTACCCCCCTGATAAATACTATAACCTCTGTATTTGGGACtgagactgctaggccaccggGGGCCTAtgactatatatttttttaactactagataaaaaaaaccctcaaattTATCTTGAAGTTTCTCTGATCCCTTTTTGACTATAATAAGTGAAAGAtcttgtatcttattttattttattgtcttgtAAACTgcttgttattttaatttttaataccTGTTTATTAGAAGGAAAATCAAATGACCAAAAAATACATGGACAGAAAATGCACCTATAGTCAGAGCAGCTGTCAGATAAGATCATTTCGACCTTGGTTTTGAAATTGTTAATGTTCATCTtcctctttattattttagaattTTGCATGCCCTCAGATTCCTGGAATTATGATACATTCTGGACCTAAGTCATTTTTAAACCCTGGTTGCAGTCCTGATCTGGCTCTAAAGTTTCCCATGAATTCCATCTACTCACTCATATTAACTGTGAGAATTCATCTTAACAAATTATCTTCTAtattcattttttgtatttatttaaaggacAATTCAATGATGACTGTTGACAGCCAGGTCTGTGAGTTAGTAACAGGAGCAAACAAGGCATGTAGGCAACACTGGAGTAAACACATTATGTGGTGAAACACTGAGGAGGTAATTGATTCCGGGTCTATTGTCACAGTATGCAGAAGATGTGTCACAACATGTGGTGATGCGAGCGAGTGAGCAAAACGCTGCAgtgcactgctgctgctgctcaacaATATAAGTCAGTGTGAGCCTGCTGCATGCAACCGACAGCACCGTTTCAAATCCTCCTCTGGAGAAATGCTTTTAGTAGACAGAGCCGCAGGCCTAGGAGACGATCTGCTTTCTGCAATGCAAAATAAATCCCTGGAACAAACTGATTACATAAATGGCTAAAGGCAGGATGAGCGATAACAGACAGGCTGTAGCACTGAGCAGTTGGAGCTGAAAGGAACAAAGTACAGGTTGGGATTAAAGACACCGTAGAGGACTGTACATAACAGTGTGTTATAGATACTGTTGAGGGTTACTGGTTAACTAATCTATTGCTATGGTCCAGAATGTTTACAAACACATGATAGTCATTTTGCCACGTCATTTACAAAATACTCAAAGGGTTCCTGTACCTTCTTATAACTCTAACACTCCTCTGGAAGTGGCTATTCATTTTTAGTCCAAAAGGAACTCTGAAAAGGAAACTCAGGACACATACCCGTTCACTCCCCTCACATTCAATCATACCAGCAAACAGCCTACAGTACactgaaaaaagtaaaacattgcTGTTGTTcgtttaatgtatttattctcATTCCATTGGATCaaaattaatcatttttacatttaaactaTACTTTCTGGGTTGTGTTTATGatggaatatatattttttagttcGTTTCAACATAAATTTGCAATTTGACATCAAAACGAAGTTATTCATTTAATCAATGTGAAAATATCAGGTTTGACTTGTTTTGCGCATGCGTGTTCCGGAAAACGAAACCTAAGGATTTGGCAGTAACGGTCGAGTCCATCTACAGTCTCTACGACTCTTGGACGGAGGGAAACCTTAATACAGGTAAGGAAAAACATAATAAAGCTTTTAGAAAGTGGTATTAatgttattcttattatcaTTGCAGGGTCGCCTGCGTTTTCTAGCGCAAGCGTCAATAATTATACATCGGATTAACCGTCTTGAACTCAGTTTGCTAGCTTACAGCCCACTGCAAATAACAAGCTATAATCATACGTTTGTTAGTAAACGTCATACCCATGGCTAAATTGCTGGTTACTGTAGCTTGCACTTCTAAGTCGTATTAAATGTTTGATTAGTAACGTTAAAGTAATATTACTGTTAACGGGAGCCATGAGGGGTGTTACGTTTTAAAGAGTGACCGCGTTAACTTGTGACCTCCAGGCGAACACGCGAGTTTTCGCCGTCACACCGGTTGTTGATATCCCGCATGGACCTCGCCTCTTGATTAGTTTTTCTTAAGAATGTTGAAATATACTCATCAGCATGTAAAATTAAACAAGGAGGCAGCCGCCAGGACATTTTTCAGCAGCTGTTCTGACTGCAGCACATTTGGCCGGAAGTCACAAGTTATCACGGTCACTCTTTGATCCGAAACATGCGCATGTTAGGTCCGTGGACGAGTTGCGTGCAAATGAAACTATGGAGCCACACACGTTTCTGTGTTGTGTGATTATGTgtgtggaagagagagagattatgtGCATGCGTGTGAGTGTCAGGAATCAGGATGGAGGCATTGTCAATTGTACTGTATATCTGCATCAGACCTTTTTCTTAGTTGTAGAGCCATTGCCCATTATTTCTGAGTAGTGGctgttttcttaaaaaatgaaaaattatcaaattaataaatgaCATATCTTACGTTAATATCTGATAAATAAAGCTGTTGTCTGAAAGTGTCTGTATTGTAGCAAGCATCATTTCAGCTAAAGTTAACCTAAGTTTGCTTGTTTTCTTGCAGTGTAACGTCTGAAAAGCTGCCAGGCTTGTTTATTGTGGTAAGTTAGTTGTTCATACCTTAAAACATGTGATTTGTAATTCACTGCccaaattattttttgttcaattCTTATTAGGCATAGTTTCACAGGGCCTAGCTAATTCTAAGTGGAAAGGTTGGTTTTCAACACTATGACATCAAGACATGCACTTGAAATGTACCAAATTGTTAGCTATTCGTGTATTGTGCAATTTATCCATTCATAATATAAAATAGAAGCATATTGATAATCAGTTTACACTTAATTTAGAttagacaaacatacacatttagacaaacatacacatgcaATAATAGTCTCACTCCACACAGACACTAacttgctcacacacacactattcaCCATCTCATGCATACACCCATACTCAGACCTCAGAAACGCACACTAAcactctctttcactctctcttactctctctcctttcatcaGGGCACCATGGCAGATATTGCTCCAGTCCGATTGCTGGTCATCTTGAGCGAAGACAACAGTGTCAGAGTGCAACTACGCAATGGGATTCCCAACTCAACAGAAGAGCTCATTGACGAGGTCATGAACGCATGTGGATTAGGAGGGTACATTAGGCTGCAGTACAGGGACACTGACTTTGGGAACATCTTTGTAAATCTGACCTCTACAAGTGTCATTAAGGATCTGTCAGTTATCAAGGTTATCCAGTTAGATCCCGATAACACAACTGTTGTCTTGTATCCAGTTGACAACTTAACAAGTGGCACCCCATCACCTGGGATGAACAGTGAAGACTCCTTCTCAgggtctgcacacacagatgacACGGAACTGCTGAGCCATTCCCCAGACTCATTAAGGACACAGCAGTGGCCACAAGTTTTTCCCATCCCACTTTTCTCTTTTGACACTGAATGTCAACTACAGATAGCAGATGCAGAGTATGCAAGAAGCCAATCCAGACTGACACCCGGCTCAAGAATGCTATCAGACATACTGGAGAAACTGGCTGAAAAGGTCTACGAATACAAAGCATACCCTACAGATGCAGACTTTAGCGATGTTGCTGTTGCACTGACAAGTAAGCACCCGTGTCTGAGAGAACCAGGGTCTTTCAATGAGAGCTATGGATGGAAACAAAGGCTTAAGGTGAAAATGGCCAATTACCGAACTCTACTTAAAGCACACGGCACATCTCCAGAGGTCGCTGTTAATTCTTTGAAGTCCAAGTCTAAAGAGGAGGCCTATCCAGCAAAGAATGTAAAGAGACCTAGACGAGCGGAGGTCAACCATTTTCCATCCTTGCCATTTGGCGAGACTGAAGAAAGCCTGGAACAAGAGAGGATTTCCCTCTTGGCAGAACTTAAGAAACGAAACAACCGACAAACAATTAAAGAGAAGATGGCAAAGACTTTTGGATACCGAAGACAAGAAATAGTGCATCAGAAGCCTGGCATTGAAGACATCTTGGAGAGATGGCCTGCACTTTTTCAGATGGAAGAGGTATGTTTTTGGATGAAAATGACCTCCAACACGCTTGCTCATTATATTGCTAACATATTTCTTTGCAGATCTGCCTGTAGTGTATTGTTACAGACATGGCGCTTAGAGTAAGAACTATTCAATCTATACAAGAAATAGTCTTGTAGCTTATAACCAGgacataataaaaacaattaggCATAACTTTATACATTTCTGAGAATTTATTTTGGGAAATGAAACGGTTAAACTTATGACCACTTCTTTCCTTTCAGGTTTGAATATCAcccatctaaaaaaaaaaatacaacgcAGTGCCAGGGGCATAATATACACGTTAATGTCTACCTAATGAACAAATGCTTTGCATTGATTACATTTATGATGTCCCTATTTTAAGgtggcctttatttgacatcAGAAGCACCCGTTATAATGATCAATTGCTTCATTGCAAATTTGACATAGACAAAAAATATATCTTGAAACAGTGTCACCAAACTTTAAGCTGTAATTgtggctgtaaaaaaaaaatctacattttcAAACTTAATCTTGTATGCgctactgtttctgtttttttttatagatcaATGCTGAGTTCATGAGAATAACAACAGTCCCCTTGGAGACCAAGTTATTTGCACAGTTAGATAAAATCTCCGCCAAACTGTTGGAGGTCATCAGGAGAAAGGGGGGAGCCGTAAGACAGAAGACGTCCAGGATCTTGCAGCTTTTAGATGAGGTATCTTGGAATGGGTTTTTCATCAGATCCATgctgaatatttattttccttgtgtgtttgtgattgtaaTTAATAGTAATTGTTCTCAATCAGACTTTGGACATCAACACTAGAAGAGAGTGCATCCTCACATCTCTGATGATCTACCTGGGGGAACGTGTTGAGCACCTGATCAAAGAATCCCAGGTAAGGGCATCTCACGCTCTCACAAATAGTGAAGGGGCTTAAacctggagggcaaaaaagtAATTTTATACAGTGCGTTTAAGGTTCATAAAATATGACCACTATAAATAATGCATAAATACACATGAACATATACAAGGTCTTTAATTTCACGTGCCTCAGCTTTATAGTCATACTCAGTTTATGAGACTTACTCACAATGCAAAAAAGGCATGATTTGGACCGAAAACTATATGAAATTAGCATAAATTGTCTATGACTGTAGAGGTGATACTTGTGATTTGAATTAATCGtataatattaattaaaatactTTGAGATGAAAGGCAAGAAATCCATAAAACATTGCACAAATTCATATTCCTGTAAGTTTTGTCTAGATAAAAAATCTCAGTCTCCTACCACCATTTGTTCTATGGTGCTCAAGATAAAAATACTTGGGGCCACTTGTCTAATCATTATAAATACAGTGGCAACCACATTCCTTTAAAATGAAGTCTTGAGATGAAAGTGACCACTTTAGCCATGTATGTAATGTGAATACACTACAacctttatatatatttttattttttcacaggaTGAGACTGAAGAACTGAGGCAGACAGCCATGGCAATCTTGACCACAGGAAAGGAGGATCCTCTCCACCCACCCAAAGACATCAAGATCATCATCGAAGGAACAGAGGTTCTCAATGGTTTGCCTTCAGTTGCAGAAGCTTTTACCATGATCTTTGGGCTCATATACACACTCAATCTGAAGTATCCAAAGAAATTGGAATCCACCTTTGAGTTTGTGCAAAAAGTCTTGATGGATCTTGATCGGAAAAAGATGAGCCCGAAAGTTAACAAACTCTGCAACCAGCTGTACAGCTCAGAGTAGGAAGAGTTGAGTTGCACTGACTCACTACACTTGTTTCCTTTCTATTGGTGGTTTAATATTTAGTTGATTTATTTCCACAGTCTACACTTAAGACAGTTCATTACAGGAGAGGTTGTTGCTGGAGGTTCCAGTCACATGACTGCATGTTCATTGCAATTGTAAATGTTTGTACCAAGGGTAAAGAGAATACCAGCCTCAGGTCAAAGTCCGCTAAGTGTTATTAAAAGATGTTGGGGAGAAATTGTGCTGGCACTGAAGATTTTAAATCCTTTTGAAAAAGCTTATTTTCAGAGGTTGCACTGAAAAAGAACTGCATTTGCACTGTAGTATTTGTAGATATGTCTGCAAATGTTCAATGATTACCAGCTAAATGGCTGCACCAAGCTTTGCAGCTCATAGTACACAGAATTAAGTTGAATGGACTCTCTTGATCCCCCCATTGGTGGTTACTTTTTTTACAACCGACAGTTTTGAGAGTTCtgtatgagaaaaataaatagtatCAACATGAATGCGTGTTCACTGCAGTATTTACAGATGGTTTTATCAAAGTTTAGAGTCTACCAACATCACCAAGCAAAGTTGGCtaagtacttttaaaagatTTTCTGAGTTCACTAATCCTCTAGAAAACAATTTAATTTGTATTGCAGTAGTAACAATTGTACCACTTGTTCCATGCACCAAAgtgagaaatgtgtgtttacatgtttcacAGTTGCGAAATGTAACAAAACAATAGAACAATAAATACATGTGTTCTGAAATAATTTGATGTgtttattaaattttttcaaaatatatttaaagcatttttaaagATTAGTTTCTACAAATTTTCAGTATTatgaaatgtttatatttattaattaaggGCAATTTAATATAATTAGTTTGCTTTAACCTTCATTTACGATTAAATGTAACTAATCTTTTTTAGGTTAAACTGAAAGGAATATCTACATTAAGTCAATGAAtgcaatatttgtttttaatttaggtCAACTCAAAATAATTAGTTTGCCTCACTATCAGATAACAGTTTGCATGGATTCAAAAAATTTAGATTAAACTGAACGCGTCACTTTACATTGAGTCAACGAAAAAATATTAGATGTGAATGATTACCTCAATTTTTTTAAGTTCAaccaatgtttttcttttttcagtgtaGATGGCATGCTCTTATTTTATCAACAAGCAAACAGTTTCTCCAGAAGCTATTGCGAGTCAGTGGTGTGCCCTTATCATCCTGACCACCCATGACACGCATGTGCTTTTAATAGCTCCGTCCAGCCAGTGACAAGAAGATTTCATTGAGTGTAATCTGACAGAGCTCTGAGTCAAACACTGTGCCAAAGATTCAGAAGCTGTttgctctccctcttctctttaaGTGACTGAGAGTGGCTAGAGTAGCAACTTAAGTTTGTCCAACCACATTGCCTGTTTATTTTGGTTATTCAACTTACTCAATAATTCATGCTCcacttatttatgttttattaaaaagtaaatgattGTTAATGTTAACAGTGCTGCTTTAGTGGCAGACCTGCTGAGAATCACTCAGCTCTtcagttttcattgttttctttttatgtaaTCTTTATAGCTTACTGCTCTCATTTCTAACAGCAACTGGGGGCGAATAATAGGGTAATGTAACAAACCAACCTGTATGCAGCCATGCACTGAACAGACAGGACATGTTGGTGACTGGCTCATATGCATGTTTGAGCATTCAGCAGCTGTGGAGTTTGTAGAGTAAATAAGAACTAAAATATGAGAGAATGTCTGACAAACATTTGCAGGTCAGATCAGAAAGCTGATTAGAGATTAATGCAAAGTGGGCAATATGTGTgctttaaaagaggtgagagttggagcagacctacagctttcatggagtgtgttccagatatgtgttGCAttatgactaaacgctgcttctccatgtttcgttctgactctataggaactgaaagcagaccagtacctgatgacctcagaggtcaagaTGGTTCATagagtagcagcagatcagcaatatATTTTGGGCCtgaaccattcagtgctttataaaccatcagcaggattttaaagtctattctctgacagacaggaagccagtgtagggatctaagaactggagtgctgtgatctacttttttggtccttgttaggactcaagcagcagcattctgcatgagctgcagtcgtctgatggactttttagggagtcctgtaaagacgccataacagtagtctagtctgctaaagataaatgcatggaaaGTGCATGGAGAATGCAAAGTAGCTAACATTACACAAACTTTCTATGCACTTCTAATATTTTGTAGCATAGATAAATACTGTACATATGTTTCTGTTCccaaaaacaacatgatgacAAAGCTTAGCTTTGCATGCACATTACAATGAAATGATGGCCCTTGGGAATGAGCTTCACCATACTTTACCATTTGCAGTAACCAGTCAATATTTTGACCatgtaaaattgaaaaaaataataagttgtTGTAAGTTACCCAAACTTTATATCTATTTTGCAGAGGCTTTGCAAGTATATGATGGCAACTAGAAATTCAGATGCAGTGTCATTACTTTCCAAAATGTAATGTCAGTGTAACGTATACAGAGTGAGATCAAAATATACCGTAGTATATGGAATAGAAGTTGCACCTGAATATAAGATGCGGTCTATTTTTATGGGTCTCCCAGAAGGAAAAGTTCTGAACTTTGTCCCTGTGTGAAGACTTTTATTGCATTTAACAACATGCAGTTTCTATgaagatgtgtagctctttctagtaccatctgttaTCACCATCCTACTAGCTACTAGGCGTGCACAACCTACATCAGAGTTAATAGTAGTGAGGTCCAAATGGACTCACTGCCTGCAACCTAGATGACATTAACCCATTCTGCTGGTAATTTTTTGTGTTAAAGGGTGTTTTCAATGAAAACAGCACTCCAGGTTCATTCATTTACACAATAGTATACCatagttttctttaaatgcacaaTTATAACCTAATAGTGGagagaatatttttaaaaagtggagcTGCTAGACCTCACTATGCAACTAGCATGCTTTGCATAAACACAGTGTAATACTGAGTTGTGTACTGGCTTATTGGTTGCACCAGTATGTAGGGCACAGCTCACTTTTCAAAATAGCAAAAATGATAGTGCTTTCTCATACATCAAGTTTAACAGTGCATCCATTGCATTTAGTCAGGTATAGAGGTGGAAAATGACTGAGTATCTCAGACGTTTTTATAATTCTTCATACATCCACACCCTGagcttctttctccttttctccagCGAGAGCTAAAATGGTTCAAGgttcatttttcttctcctgtttcTTTTAGTTTCACATTTACAACAGGAGTAGGTGCAAATGTCAGAATATATGTCAAGGTGACATGAATGCAAAAGGACATGAGTGTACTTTTTTTATGGAAAGAGGATTACATTATTGGACGTAGAATATTTATAGAACAAATGTGCAATCTTTTCAGGTTACAAAACAGGCTGCATGGATATATAATGTACCATGTCCCTGTAAAGCCTGCACAATACATTTCTATCCTTTTGTGGATTAAAGTCTAAGCTGCTGATGCGGGTGAACTGAATTGAGATTAAGttgatagaaaataaatagatagaggTGAGCCTGCGTTGCAGGGGAGTGATATTAATCCAACAGTACACGAGTTTGCCTTTCTGGGTAGAGAGTAGATAAAAATAGTGTTTGGGTGTTACGTGCCAGAAAGCCCCCGGGCGGTTTTATCCCAGGTTAACCTATCAGAGGGTTGGAAGTGAGCAATGTGCTCAGGTGTTATCAGAGGAGGTCTCAGGGGACAAAGGGACCACAGGGTTATAGAACATGATGCAGAGCAAAGTATGACTCACTTGTCAAAAGTTTTGAAGTCCAGGACTCCTCTTTTGTAAATATTAGCTAATTAGCTTTATCCTCTAATGGCATTTGAATGAAACGC
The genomic region above belongs to Notolabrus celidotus isolate fNotCel1 chromosome 2, fNotCel1.pri, whole genome shotgun sequence and contains:
- the LOC117831651 gene encoding uncharacterized protein LOC117831651; amino-acid sequence: MADIAPVRLLVILSEDNSVRVQLRNGIPNSTEELIDEVMNACGLGGYIRLQYRDTDFGNIFVNLTSTSVIKDLSVIKVIQLDPDNTTVVLYPVDNLTSGTPSPGMNSEDSFSGSAHTDDTELLSHSPDSLRTQQWPQVFPIPLFSFDTECQLQIADAEYARSQSRLTPGSRMLSDILEKLAEKVYEYKAYPTDADFSDVAVALTSKHPCLREPGSFNESYGWKQRLKVKMANYRTLLKAHGTSPEVAVNSLKSKSKEEAYPAKNVKRPRRAEVNHFPSLPFGETEESLEQERISLLAELKKRNNRQTIKEKMAKTFGYRRQEIVHQKPGIEDILERWPALFQMEEINAEFMRITTVPLETKLFAQLDKISAKLLEVIRRKGGAVRQKTSRILQLLDETLDINTRRECILTSLMIYLGERVEHLIKESQDETEELRQTAMAILTTGKEDPLHPPKDIKIIIEGTEVLNGLPSVAEAFTMIFGLIYTLNLKYPKKLESTFEFVQKVLMDLDRKKMSPKVNKLCNQLYSSE